The Terriglobia bacterium nucleotide sequence TGGCAGGGTACGCGGTCGGCGGAGGCCACGTGCTGCACGTGGTGTGCGACCTGACGATCGCGGCCGACAACGCCGTGTTCGGCCAGTCCGGGCCGAAGGTCGGCTCTTTCGACGGCGGCCTCGGATCGAGCTACCTGGCGCGGATCGTCGGACAGAAGAAGGCGCGGGAGATCTGGTACCTCTGCCGCCGGTACGACGCGCGGCAGGCGCTCGACATGGGGCTCGTCAACCACGTCGTGCCGCTCGCCGACCTCGAGCGAGTCACCCTCGAGTGGGCCCGCGAGATCCTGGAGCACTCTCCCCTCGCGATCCGCTGCCTCAAGGCGGCGCTCAACGCCGACTGCGACGGACAGATCGGGCTCCTCGATCTCGCGGGGAACGCGACGCTCCTCTACTACATGTCGGAGGAGGCGAAGGAGGGGAGGAAGGCGTTCGTGGAGAAGCGGAAGCCGGACTTCAGGAAGTTCACCCGCGTTCCCTGACACGCGGGAGGACGGAGTTGGCAAGAGTGTCCGCTCGTGTGTGGCTCCTCGCCGCGCGCCCGAAGACGCTGACCGCGAGCGTCGCCCCCGTGACGGTCGGCACGGCGCTCGCGACGGCCTTTGGGCCGCGCCCGATCTCGCTCCACCTCCCGGCCCTCGCGCTGCTCTCCGCGATCTCTATCCAGATCGGCACGAACCTCGTCAACGACGCGTCGGATTTCACGAGGGGAGCCGACGCCGACGGGCGGCTCGGACCGCTGCGCGTCGCGCAGGGCGGGCTCGCGACGCCCGGACAGGTCATGGCGGCGGCGGCGGTCTTCTTCGCGCTCGCGGCGTGCCTCGCCGTCCCGCTGGTCGTCGCGGGAGGGATCCCGGTGCTCGTCATCGGGCTCCTCTCGGTCGCCGCCGGCTACGCCTACACCGCCGGCCCGCTCCCCCTCGCGTACGTCGGCCTCGGCGAGGCGTTCGTGCTCCTGTTCTTCGGCTTCGCCGCGGTGGAGGGGACGTGCCTCGTGCTCGCGCGATCGACGCTGCCGCCGTGGTCCGAGGTGGCGTCGCTCCAGGTGGGGCTCCAGAGCGCGACGCTGCTCGCCATCAACAACCTCCGCGACGTCGAGGGAGACCTCGCCGCGGGGAAGCGCACGCTCGCGGCCCGATTCGGGATTCCGTTCGCCCGGGCGGAGATCGCGGTCACGGTGCTGGCGCCGTTCGTCCTCGGCGGGGCGTGGCTCGCGGCGGGCCGCCCTTGGGCGGCGGCGCTCCCGCTCGCCCTGCTCCCGCTCGCGATCTCGCTCGTGGTCGGCGCGGCGAGAGAGCCCCCGAGCCCACGATTCAACCCGCTCCTCGCGCGGAGCGCGCTCCTCCAGCTCGCCTTCGCGGTGCTCCTCGCGATCGGGCTCTCGATCCCGGGGAGGTGACGTGTGGAGGAGCCCGGGGGCGCGCCGTCGTGAAGCTCGGCTCCCACTTCGACGCCGAGACTCGATTCGACTGGCTCGACCGCGAGCCGGCCGTCGTCGCGAACCCCGAGTGGGCGCTCCGGCGCCCCGGCGATCTCGCGGCCGCGAAGCGCGCCCTGCCGAGGCTCGAGGCGCACGTGTGGGTCGCGACCTCCGGCACCTCGGGCCGGTCCGCGGGCGCCCGTTGGGTCGCGCTCTCGAAGGAGGCCTTCCTCGCCTCGGCGAGCGCGGTCAACGCACACCTCGACTCGCGCTCGCACGACGTGTGGGTCCACGCCCTCCCGCTCTTCCACGTCGGCGGGCTCGGCATTCTCGCGCGGGCCTCGCTGTCGGGAGCGCGGGTCGTCGCGGGGATCGAGGAGCGCTGGGACCCCGGGACCTTCGCGGAGCGCGCCGCGGCGGCCGGAGCCACGCTGACGGCGCTCGTCCCGGCCCAGGTCCACGACCTCGTATCGGCGGAGATCCCCTCGCCGCCGGCGATCCGGGCCGTCGTCGTCGGAGGCGACCGGCTCGATCCCGCGCTCTGGCGGGCCGCGAAGTCGCTGGGCTGGCCGTGCCTCCCGAGCTACGGGATGACCGAGACCTGCTCGCAGGTCGCGACCGCACCCCTCGCGTCGATCGAGGCACCCGGTCCGCCGTCCGCCCTTGCCGCGCTGCCGCACGCCGAGATCCGGTGCGGAGAGGAAGGGAGAATCGAGATTCGCGCCACGTCGCTCCTGACGGCCTACGCGGAAATCGAGGGCGACGCGGTCCGGGCATGGGACCCGAAGCGCGACGGATGGCTCGAGACGGACGATCTCGGCCGCGTGGCCGGCGGCTCCGTCGAGGTGTGGGGCCGGGCCGGCGAGGCGGTCAAGGTCCTGGGGGAGATCGTCCTCCTCCCTCGGGTGGAGTCGCGCCTCGAGGGATGGACCGCCGGCGACCCGTGGCTCAGGGAGAGGGTTCTCGACGTGGCCCTCGTCGCGAGACCCGATCCGAGGCTCGGCCACGAGCTGACGCTCGTGGTCGCGTCCGGCGACCCGGCGCTCGCCGCGCCCCCCGCGCTCGATCGTCTGGCGCGCTCCCTGCGGGAGTTCGCGAGAGCCGAGCTGCTCCCGTTCGAGCGGCCGCGGCGCGTCGTCTTCCTCGACCGGATCCCGAGGAACGAGCTCGGCAAGAAGCGCCGGGACGCGCTAGCGCTCGAAGTGGGCCTCCATACGGGCCTTGATGTCTGACGGGATCGGGACCTTCGCCCCCCGAACGAGGTCGGCGAAGACGTGCGTGACCCGCGTCTCGGCGCACCGCTTCGGCTCCCCCTGCTCCATGTCGAAGAACTGCGTCGTCACCTCGAACGAAGACTCCCCGATCTTGGTGATCCGGATCTCGGCGTCGTAGCTCCTCCCCGGCCGGAGCGGCTGCTCGAAGATCGCCTCCGCGCGGCGAATGGGCACCGCGACGCTCGCGTCCCGGAACCAGCTCGCCCACGAGGTGCCGAGCTCGTCGGTCACGAACCCCTCGTAGACGCGGTGCGCGACCTCGAGGAGCCGCGCGAAGAAGAGAACCCCGGCCGGGTCGGCCTGGTCGAAGTGGATCGTCACCGGTCGTCGATACATCGCTCGGATTCTCCACGCGGCGACGGCCGCCACGAGGACCATACACGAACCCCGGCCGCCGCCGCCAACGTCTCCCGGAGTATGCTTCGGGGTGCCGGGCCTCCGTTCGGACGGTCCCCAGGGTCGGGCCGATTCGAAGCGGGGACGAAAGGGCCGTCATGCGAACCCATCGCCCGGATCGACTCTCGGTCCTGTGCGTCCACGGGATCGGCCACGGCGACGCGGACGCGTCGCTCGTCCCGTCGTGGACCGACGCGATCACCCAGGTCGTCCATCGCTGGCAGCCGGGGTGCGCCGTCGACCTAGAGTTCCTGCGCTACGACGACCTCTTCGATCACGCCCCGCTCGATCTCGCCGTGTACGGCCGGGCGCTGGCGGAGATCCTGGCCAGCGGCGCCGTCCACGGAATCGGAGATTTCCTCGGCGGGGCGCGCGGGCTTCACGACCTTCCCGATCAGGTCCGCTGGACCGCCGGGATGATCGCGCAGTGGGCCACGGAGGACGGCCTCCGCGACGGGCTGCGCCGGCGTCTCCTCCAGGCGATGAGGGACCGTGAGCCCGATCTCGTGTGCGCGCACAGCCTCGGCTCTCTGATCGCCTACGACACGTTCCGCCGCAACCCGGGGGTCCTCGCGGGGAAGACGCTCCTGACATTCGGATCCCAGATCGGCAACC carries:
- the menB gene encoding 1,4-dihydroxy-2-naphthoyl-CoA synthase — its product is MEVGQTAWETVKEYEDIRFLKTADGVAKVVIDRPERRNAFRPRTVAELIDAFETCREDPSIGVVILTGAGDKAFCSGGDQKIRGDQGYLDERGVPRLNVLDLQKLIRSLPKPVIAMVAGYAVGGGHVLHVVCDLTIAADNAVFGQSGPKVGSFDGGLGSSYLARIVGQKKAREIWYLCRRYDARQALDMGLVNHVVPLADLERVTLEWAREILEHSPLAIRCLKAALNADCDGQIGLLDLAGNATLLYYMSEEAKEGRKAFVEKRKPDFRKFTRVP
- the menA gene encoding 1,4-dihydroxy-2-naphthoate octaprenyltransferase: MARVSARVWLLAARPKTLTASVAPVTVGTALATAFGPRPISLHLPALALLSAISIQIGTNLVNDASDFTRGADADGRLGPLRVAQGGLATPGQVMAAAAVFFALAACLAVPLVVAGGIPVLVIGLLSVAAGYAYTAGPLPLAYVGLGEAFVLLFFGFAAVEGTCLVLARSTLPPWSEVASLQVGLQSATLLAINNLRDVEGDLAAGKRTLAARFGIPFARAEIAVTVLAPFVLGGAWLAAGRPWAAALPLALLPLAISLVVGAAREPPSPRFNPLLARSALLQLAFAVLLAIGLSIPGR
- a CDS encoding AMP-binding protein, which produces MKLGSHFDAETRFDWLDREPAVVANPEWALRRPGDLAAAKRALPRLEAHVWVATSGTSGRSAGARWVALSKEAFLASASAVNAHLDSRSHDVWVHALPLFHVGGLGILARASLSGARVVAGIEERWDPGTFAERAAAAGATLTALVPAQVHDLVSAEIPSPPAIRAVVVGGDRLDPALWRAAKSLGWPCLPSYGMTETCSQVATAPLASIEAPGPPSALAALPHAEIRCGEEGRIEIRATSLLTAYAEIEGDAVRAWDPKRDGWLETDDLGRVAGGSVEVWGRAGEAVKVLGEIVLLPRVESRLEGWTAGDPWLRERVLDVALVARPDPRLGHELTLVVASGDPALAAPPALDRLARSLREFARAELLPFERPRRVVFLDRIPRNELGKKRRDALALEVGLHTGLDV
- a CDS encoding thioesterase family protein, coding for MYRRPVTIHFDQADPAGVLFFARLLEVAHRVYEGFVTDELGTSWASWFRDASVAVPIRRAEAIFEQPLRPGRSYDAEIRITKIGESSFEVTTQFFDMEQGEPKRCAETRVTHVFADLVRGAKVPIPSDIKARMEAHFER